CGGCACCGAACCCGCCGTCTGGATCGTCAAGCCGCAGGAAGACACGCTGGAACTGCGCCGCGTGCAGGTGCTGCGCTACGACGCCCGCAGCGTCACCCTGACGCAAGGCGTGCAGGCCGGCGAGCGCGTGGTCTGGCAGGGCGTGCACGCCGTGTCGGCCGGCGAGAAGGTCCGCGCGGTGCCGCCGCTGCACCCCGAGGACTTCGCATCATGAGCGCGCCGGTTCCCGAAAACCCGAACGCCGCGCACCGCCACGAGGAAGGCAAGTTCAACCTGTCGGCCTGGGCCCTGCGGCACCAGCCCCTGGTGATCTTCCTGATCACGCTGGTGACGCTGTTCGGCGTGCTGTCGTATTCGCGCCTGGCGCAGTCGGAAGACCCGCCCTTCACCTTCCGCGTGATGGTCATCAAGACCCTGTGGCCCGGCGCCACCTCGCAGCAGGTGCAGGAACAGGTCACCGACCGCATCGCCAAGAAGCTGCAGGAAACGCCGTCCACGGACTTCCTGCGCAGCTACTCGCGCCCCGGCGAATCGCTGATCTTCTTCACCATGAAGGACTCGGCGCCGGCCAGCGAGGTCGCCAACGAGTGGTACCAGGTGCGCAAGAAGGTCGGCGACATCGGCGCGACCTTGCCGCAGGGCGTGCAGGGGCCGTTCTTCAATGACGAGTTCGGCGACGTCTACACCAACATCTACACGCTGGCGGGCGACGGCTTCTCGCCGGCGCAGCTGCGCGACTACGCCGACAACCTGCGCACCGTGCTGCTGCGCGTGCCGGGCGTGGCCAAGGTCGACTACTTCGGCGAGCAGCCCGAGCACGTCTACATCGAGATCAGCAACACCCAGCTGACGCGCCTGGGCGTGTCGCCGCAGCAGATCGCCGAGGCCATCAACAGCCAGAACGCGGTGGCCAGCGCCGGCACCCTGACCACGGCCGACGACCGCGTCTTCGTGCGTCCCAGCGGCCAGTTCCAGGACACCCGGGCGCTGGCCGAGACGCTGATCCGCGTCAACGGCAAGTCGATCCGGCTGGGCGACATCGCCACCATCCACCGCGGCTACGACGATCCCCCGGCCGAGCAGATGCGCACGCGCGGCGAGCCGGTGCTGGGCATCGGCATCACCATGCAGCCAGGCCAGGACGTGGTGCACCTTGGGAAGGCGCTGGACGCCAAGTTCGGCGAACTCAAGGCGCGCCTGCCGGCCGGCCTGACGCTGACCGAAGTGTCGAGCATGCCCAAGGCGGTGTCGTTCTCGGTGGACGAGTTCCTGCGATCGGTGGCCGAGGCCGTGGCCATCGTGCTGATCGTGAGCCTGGTGTCGCTGGGCCTGCGCACCGGCATGGTGGTGGTGATCTCGATTCCGGTGGTGCTGGCCGTGACCGCGCTGTTCATGGACATGTTCGGCATCGGCCTGCACAAGGTCTCGCTGGGCACGCTGGTGCTGGCGCTGGGCCTGCTGGTGGACGACGCCATCATCGCGGTCGAGATGATGGCGGTGAAGCTGGAACAGGGCTGGAGCCGCGCGCGCGCCGCCGCCTTCGCCTACACCAGCACCGCCTTCCCGATGCTGACCGGCACGCTGGTGACGGTGGCCGGCTTCCTGCCGATCGCGCTGGCCAAGTCCAGCACCGGCGAATACACCCGCTCGATCTTCCAGGTGTCGGCGATCGCGCTGATCACCTCGTGGTTCGCCGCGGTGGTGCTGATCCCGCTGCTGGGCTACCGCATGCTGCCCGAGCGCAAGCGCGAGGCGCACCTGCCCGACGACCACGAGCACGACATCTACAACACCCGCTTCTACCAGCGCCTGCGCGGCTGGGTGGCGTGGTGCGTGGACCGCCGCTGGCGCGTGCTGCTGGCGACCGTGACGCTGTTCGTGGTGTCGATGGTCGGCTTCGGCCTGGTGCCGCAGCAGTTCTTCCCCAGCTCGGACCGCACCGAACTGCTGGTGGACGTGCGGCTGCAGGAAGGCGCCTCGTTCGCCGCCACGCTGCGCCAGGTCGAACGGCTGGAGAAGGTGCTGGACGGCCGGCCCGAGATCGCCCATTCGGTGAGCTTCGTCGGCACCGGCGCGCCGCGCTTCTACCTGCCGCTGGACCAGCAGCTGGCCACGCCCAACTTCGCCCAGATCGTCATCACCGCCCACTCGGTGGAAGACCGCGAGAAGCTGGCGCACTGGCTCGAACCGGTGTTGCACGAGCAGTTTCCGGCGATCCGCAGCCGCCTGTCGCGGCTGGAGAACGGCCCGCCGGTGGGCTTCCAGGTGCAGTTCCGCGTCAGCGGCGACAAGATCCCCGAGGTGCGCCAGGTGGCCGAGAAGGTGGCCGCCGAAGTGCGCGCCGACAGCCGCTCGGTCAACGTGCAGTTCGACTGGGACGAGCCGTCCGAGCGCTCGGTGCGCTTCGACATCGACCAGCAGAAGGCGCGCGAAGTGGGCGTAAGCTCCAACGACATCTCCAGCTTCCTGGCGATGACGCTGTCGGGCTACACCGTGACGCAGTACCGCGAGCGCGACAAGCTGATCAACGTCAGCCTGCGCGCCCCCGACAGCGAACGGGTCGATCCGGGCCGCCTGGCCACGCTCGCCATGCCCACGCCCAACGGCCCGGTGCCGCTGGGCAGCCTGGGCCACGTGCGCTATGGCCTGGAATACGGCGTCATCTGGGAACGCGATCGCCAGCCCACCATCACCGTGCAGGCCGACGTCAAGGCCGGCGCGCAGGGCATCGACGTCACCCATGCGATCGACCGGAAGCTGGACGCGCTGCGCGCCGAACTGCCGGTGGGCTACCGCATCGAGGTCGGCGGCCCGGTCGAGGAAAGCGCCAAGGGCCAATCATCCATCAACGCGCAGATGCCCATCATGGTCGTGGCGGTGCTGACGCTGCTGATGGTGCAGCTGCAGAGCTTCGCCCGCGTGCTGATGGTGGTGCTGACGGCGCCGCTCGGCCTGATCGGCGTGGTGGCCGCGCTGCTGCTGTTCGGCAAGCCGTTCGGCTTCGTCGCCATGCTGGGCGTGATCGCGATGTTCGGCATCATCATGCGCAACTCGGTGATCCTGGTCGACCAGATCGAGCAGGACATCAGCGCCGGGCACAAGCGCGTCGACGCCATCGTCGGCGCCACCGTGCGGCGCTTCCGTCCCATCACCCTGACGGCCGCGGCCGCGGTGCTGGCGCTGATCCCGCTGCTGCGCAGCAACTTCTTCGGCCCCATGGCCACCGCGCTGATGGGCGGCATCACCAGCGCCACGGTGCTGACGCTGTTCTTCCTGCCCGCGCTGTACGCGGCCTGGTTCCGCGTGCGCCACGACGAGCGCGAGGAACCCGAAGGCGTGCCGCCCGGCGCCCACGCCGGCGACAACGTAGAACGAGGAGCCTGACGATGCCTATCCGTCTCCCGACCCCGGCCTGGCGCCTGGCCACCCTGCCGCTGCTGCTGGCGCTGGGCGCCTGCGCCTTCGCCCCCGACAGCAAGCCGCCGGCCATGGCGCAGCCCGCGCAATACGGCGTCGAGGCGCTGCCCGCCGCCGGCGCGCCGGCGCAGGGCGTGGCGCAGCGTTATGCGCGCGACGCCGGCCCCGTGCCCGAATGGTGGAAACGCTTCGGCTCCGAGGCGCTCAATGCCATGGTGGAGGAAGGCCTGGCCAACAGCCCCGACCTGGCCGCGGCCGAACGCAACCTGGCCGGCGCCCGCGAGCAATTGCGCGGGCAGGTCAATTCGTCGCTGCTGCCGTCTATCGATGCCGGCGCCGACGTCACGCGCAAGCGCGCGCTGACCATGCCCAACCTGCCGGAACCGACCGCGCTCTACAACGTGTTCACCGGCCAGGTGCAGGCCAAGTACGACCTGGACCTGTTCGGCGCGGCGCGCTTCGAGAACGTGTCGCGCGCGGCCCATGTGGAACAGCAGGCGTTCCAGCTGGAATCGGCGCGCCGTTCGCTGGCCGGCAACATCGTCACCGGCGCCATCACCTCGGCCTCGCTGGCCGAGCGCGTGGCGCTGACCGAAAAGCAGGTGGTGCTGGCGCGCCAGGTGGCGCGCGACACGCAGCGCCGCTATGAGCTGGGCTCGGCCTCGCAGAACGACGCGCTGCAGGCCGACCAGGACGCCGCCACGCTGGAGGCCTCGCTGCCGGGCCTGCGCGCGCAGTGGCAGACCACCCGCCACGCGCTGGCGGTGCTGATGGGCCGCAGCCCCGACCAGGCGCCGCCGGACCTGGCCTTCGCCATGCTGGCCGTGCCCGCGGAAGTGCCGGTGCTGGTGCCGTCCGAACTGCTGGCGGCGCGGCCCGACATCCATATCGCCGAGGCCGTGCTGCGCGCGGCGGCGGCCGACGTCGGCGTGGCCACGGCGCAACTGTTCCCCAGCCTGTCTCTGTCCGCCTCGATGGGCAAGGGCGGCTTCAGCTGGCCGACGGCGCTGTCGGGCGCGGGTTCGATCTGGGCGGTGGGCGCGTCGCTGACGCAGCCGATCTTCCATGGCGGCGCGCTGCTGGCCGAGCGCAGCGCCGCCAAGGAGCGCTATGAAGCGGCGGTGCTGCAATACAAGCAGACCGTGCTGACCGCGTTCCGCGACGTGGCCGACACGCTGGCGCAGCTGGATGCGGATGGGCAGGCGCTGGCGTCGGCCGAGGCCTCGCGCCGGTCCGCCGAGCAGTCACACCGCAACACCGCCAACCGCGTGCGCCTGGGCGCGCTGGCGCCGTACACCGCGTATGCCAGCGAACAGCATTACGTCGCGGCGCGGGTGCGGGAAGTGGAATACGCCAATGCCCGCCTGACCGAAACGGCGGCGCTGTTCCAGGCGATGGGTTCGCCGGTGCGCGCGCCGCAGCCGGCCGCGGGTGGCGACGCGGCCGAATCGCAAGCGCCTCGGCAGCAGCAGCAGCAGCAGCAGCAGTAACCCGCGCCGCTCGATCCGAGCGGCCCACAGGCCCCCGACGCCTACGGCGCGGGGGCCTGTTCCTTGATACGGGAAGCGAGCGCCATGGACTCGATGCGCCGCGCCGCCGCCTGCAGCAGCGCCGTGGTCTTGTCCTGCGCGATGGTGTTGAGCCGGGTCGCCAGGAAGGTCACGGTCAGCGCGCCGAAGATGCGCCGGTCTTCCTGGAACACCGGCACCGCGATGCCGGCGCGTTCCGGCGAGATCTCCCCCACCCCCAGATAGGCGCCGCGCACCCGGATCTCGTCCAGGCGGCGGATGAAGTCGGCCTGCGTCGGCCCCAGGCCCGCGGCCTCGATCTCGGCGGCGTGTCCGTCGTACAGCTTGCGCTGGTCCTTGCGCGGCAGGAACGCGATGATGGTCTTGGCGGTGGCGCCGCGAAACAACGGGTGGGCGCGGCCGCGGCCGTGCGGGATGCCGAGCGCGTCGGGCCCGCGTTCGTGGTGGATGTTGAGGATCCGCAGGCCGTGGATGACGCTGAGCAGCACGTCGCCGCCGACCTGGTCCACCACCTCGCGCATGATCGGCCGGGCCACGCCCAGCACCGGATCGCCGTCGATGATGAGATGGTCCAGCTCGATGATGCGCGGCCCCAGCTTGTAGCCGCCGCCCGTCATGCGCAGCAGGTAACCCAGGTCCGACAGGTCGCGGATGTAGCGGTAGCCGGTCGGCGCCGAATAGGACAGCTTGGAGATGATCTCTTCCGCCGTCAGCACCGGCGTGGCCAGGCTGAAGAGGTCGAGGATCGCGAGGGCGCGCTTCAGGGTGGACATGGAATCGGCGGGCAGTGGGCGAGGCGGAACCGGCGCAGCGTATCACAGCGATCCCGGCGCGCCCCGGCGCCATAACCCGCCGCTATCGCTTCTCACCCAACGCCCTGTTTCTTGCTATCGTCTTCGCTGTTTTTATCATTTATAGAGAAAAACCAATTGGTAAAGATTGTTTTTTATCGAATAATGATACTGAAGCAGTAGACCAGCGGACAGCGAAAAGTCCGCGTCCCGCCTTGCCCGGCATGCACATCCAAGGGGAAATCGCATGAAGCAGTCCAGCAGCAGGCCCGGCGGCATCAGCCGCCGGCAATTCATGGCGGCGTCGGCCGCCTCGTTGGCGGGCGCCGCGCTCGCCCGTCCCGGCCTGGCCCGCGCGGCCGGCTATCCGTCGGAACGCCCGATCCAGTTCATCGTGCCGTTCCCGGCGGGCGGCGGCACCGACCTGGTGGCGCGGCCGCTGGCCCAGGGCATCGGCGAAGCGCTCAAGCAGAGCGTGGTGGTGATCAACAAGGGCGGCGCGGCCGGCATCATCGGCACCCAGCAGGCGGCGCGTTCGGCGCCCGACGGCTACACCGTCGCGCTCGGCTCCACCGGCACCCACACCGTGAACCAGAGCCTGTACGAGAACATCGCGTACGACCCCATCAAGGACTTCGAGCCGGTCTCGATGGTCTGCTACTACAACAACGTGCTGGTGGTGCACCCGTCGTTTCCGGCCAGGACCCTGCAGGAGTTCGTCGCCCTCATCAAGGCCAACCCCGGCAAGTACTTCTACGGCATCACGCAGAACGGCAGCTCGGCGCACCTGGCGATGGAGCTGCTGAAAGCCACCGCCGGCCTCGACCTGCCCGGCGTGCCCTACAAGGGCGCGGCGGCGGCGGTCAACGACTTCCTGGGCGGCCAGTTCCCGGTGCTGATGGACGTGGTGATCAACCAGCAGCAATTCATCCAGGGCGGCAAGTCGCGGCCGCTGGCGGTGACGTCCAGCGCGCGCTCGCCCGCCCTGCCCGACGTGCCGACGGTGGCCGAGTCCGGCTATCCGGGCTATCAGGCGATCGGCTGGAACGGCGTGTTCGTGCCCGCCGGCACGCCGCCCGCCATCGTCCAGACGCTCAACGGCGCGGTGCAAAGCGCGCTCAAGCAGCCCGCCCTGGCGCAACTGACCCAGAACGGGCTGGAACTGCACGGCGGCACGCCCGACGAGCTGCGCCGTTTCGTCGCCACCGAAAGCGAGAAATGGCGCGCCCTGATCAAGAACGCCAACATCAAGGCCACCTGATGCAAGCCATTCCTTATGGCGTCCCGCTGGACGCCGCCGCCAACCCCTGGCTGGCGCTCGACCATGAACTGCGCGCCCAGGGCCGGCGCGCGCCCTCGGCCCCGCCGGTGCGGGCCGTGGTGTGCGTGACCGTGCACGTCGACGGCCCCGCCGTCGAGGTCGGCCGCAAGCAATTCCCCGGCGCCGGCATCCATACCGCCGGCCGCTACGCCATCCGCCGCGGCGTGCCGCGCCACCTGGAGATCCTGGCGCGCCACGCCCTGCCGGCGACCTTCTTCGCCTGCGGCTACGACGTCGAGCACTACCCCGAGACCTTCCGCGCCATCCTGGCCGCCGGCCACGAGATCGCCGCCCACGGCTACCTGCATGAGGCCTGGGACCTGGGCGAGGACGAACCCGCGCTGCTGGAAAAGACCCACACCCTGATCCAACGGCAACTGGGCGTGACGCCGGCGGGCTGGTGTTCGCCGTCGGGCCGCAAGAGCCACCGCACCCTGCCCACGCTGCGCCGGCTCGGCTACTGCTATGACGCCAGCGAAAAGGACCGCGACCGCCCCTATCTGCCGGCCGGCGGCGACGATGGCTTCGTCATGCTGCCGAACAACACGGTGTCGCTGGACGACTATCCGTTCTATTTCACCGGCCACAGCCTGGCCGCCGAGGCCTGCGACAACTGGATCGAGGAATTCGAGGCGCTGCGCCAGGCCGAGGGCTACATCCATTTCACCGTGCACCCCAAGGCCGCCGGCGGTTCCGGCACGCCGGCGCGCGCCGCCGCCATGGACCGCTTCCTGGCCCACGTCGCCGCCCAGCCGGACGTGCACTGCATGACGCTGGAAGCCCTGGCCCGCCATTGCCTGGCCCACCCCGCCGCCTGGAGAATCGCATGACGGGCCCCAAGACCGTACTGGTCACCCTCAACGTACAGGGCATCGGCCCCGAAGCCGCCACCCGCCCGGAACACGAACTGCACGGCCGCGACGGCCATGGCCGCTATACCTATGGCGGCGGCCTGGCGCGGGTGCTGGACATGCTGCGGCGCCAGGAGATCCGCGCCACGCTGTTCTGGCCGGCCTTCGAGGCCGAGCGCTGCCGCGACCTGCTGGAACAGAGCCTGCGCGACGGCCACGAAGCCGCCTCGCAGGGCAACGCCTTCGAGGACCTGGCCGCGCTCGGCGAGCGCGAGGCCGAAGTCCTGCAACGCGGCCGCGACCGTCTGGCGGCGCTGACCGGCCAGGCGCCGCGGGGCTTTCGCTGGACCGGCGGCGGCTTCAGCCCGCGCACCCTGCCGCTGCTGCGCGAGCTGGGCTACCGCTACGACAGCAGCGCCATCGACGACGACGCGCCCTACGCGCTGGACGCGGACGGCGCCCCCGGCATGGTCGAACTGCCCTGGAGCGAAGGCCTGTGCGACGCCAGCCATTTTGGCCGCCGCGTCACCCAGGACCGCGCCTATGCGCACCTGGCCGAACAGGGCGACGCCCTGCTGGCGGCCGAGGGCTACGCCTGCCTGACGCTGCACCCGCGCGCCGACAACGGCGTCGGACGCGCCGCCCGGTTGCAGATGATCGAACGGCTGCTCGACCGGCTGCGCGCCGCCGGCGCCGGCTTTGCCCGCTGCGACGACCTGGCGCGCGAACACGCGGCCGGCGCCTGACCGATGCGCCGCCGCCCTGCCGGCGCGGCCTGTCCCCGGCCTGGCGGCGGCATCCGGCGGACGCAGCGGCGGTCTCCCCGGGCAACTGCCGCGGGTCCTGGCGGACCGTTATCCCCGGGCAAACCCTGGGTAATATTGGCGCCAAAATAAGCTAATATTTTTGCAACATTCCCTCCTCTCCCCCGACCTCACGGCGCCTGGCGCCGCTATCCGTCCATGACCCAGATCACCCAATTCCCGTTCGTATCGGTCTCCGGTACTCCCGACGCCCGCGGCCGCGCCTATGGCCAGCAAGCCGCCGATCGCGTGCGCAAGAGCGCCGCCATGTACGGCCAGACGCTGGTCGACCTGGGTTACGACGCCATGGCGCGCACCCGCCTGATCGAGAGCTTCGCCCGCGAAATCGAGAACTTCGCGCCGCACTACCTCGAGGAAATGCGCGGCATCGCCGCCGGCGCCAACGTGCCGTTCGAAGACATCGTGATGGTCAACGCCCGCACCGAAGTCATCGCCAAGGCCCGCGCCGAAAAGAAGAAGGCCGCCGAGCTCGAACCCGGCGACGGCTGCACCGGCGCCCTGATCCTGCCGACCCGCTCGGCCAATGGCCGCCTGATCCACGGCCAGAACTGGGACTGGCGCGCCGAGTGCGCCGAGACCGCCATCGTGCTGCGCGTGCGCAACGACAACGGCCCGGACATCCTGACCTTCGTCGAGGCCGGCGGCCTGGCCCGCAGCGGCCTGAACAGCGCCGGCGTGTCGATCACCGCCAACTACCTGGAATCCGACCGCGACTTCCGCCAGCTCGGCGTGCCGCTGTCGCTGATCCGCCGCAAGGTGCTGGAACAGGAACACTTCGCGCTGGCGATCAAGGCGGTCAGCACCACCCAGAAGTCCTGCTCCAACAACATCATGATCGGCATGGCCGCGGGCTTCGGCGTCGATTACGAATGCACCACCGATGAAGCCTTCCCGATCTACCCGGGCGCCGACGACCTGATCGTGCACGCCAACCACTGGGTCAGCGAAGTCGCCCTGGGCAAACTGCGCGACACCGGCCGCGCCAGCACCCCGGAAAGCGCCTACCGCGACTGGCGCGTGCGCCGCCTGCTGAACGAAAAGGACAAGCTGACCCGCGAAGACCTCAAGCGCGCGCTGTTCGACGACTTCGGCACGCCCTACTCGGTCTGCCGCCCGCCGCGTCCCGGCAGCCACGACAACCTGTCGGCCACCGTCGCCATGGTCGTCATGGAACCGGCCGCAGGCCTGATGGAAGTGGCGCCGCTGCCGGCGCTGAACCGCACCTTCACCCGTTACAGCCTGGACGCCGAGCCCGAGCTGCTGGCCGCGGCCTGAGCTTTCCCGGTCCCTTGACCGCCGGCGGCGGCCGGATCCCCCGGCCGCCCGCGCAACCCCTGGAAACGCATCCATGAAAACAAAACTCCTGACTACCGCGGTTGCCCTGGCGCTGGGCGCGCTGGCCGGCTCCGCCCTGGCCCAGGCGCCGGCGCCGCTGCGCATCTCGTTCACCGCCGACATCCGCTCGACCGAGCCCGGCGTCAACCGCGACAGCAACAGCGACGCGGTCGTGCTGCACATCGTCGAAGGCCTGGTGGCCTACGGCGAGGACGCCGAAGTCCGCCCGCTGCTGGCCGAATCCATCGACATCAGCCCCGACGGCAAGACCTACACCTTCAAGCTGCGCCAGGGCGTCAAGTTCCACAACGGCGCGCCGCTGACCTCGGCCGACGTGCTCTGGACCTGGCAGCATTACACCGCCGCCAACTCCGGCTGGCGCTGCGCCAGCGAATTCGATGGCCGCGGCACCGTCAAGGTCACCAGCGTCGAGGCGCCCGACGCCCAGACCGTGGTCTATCACCTGGAAAAACCCAGCAGCCTGTTCCTGGCCTCGCTGGCGCGCGCCGACTGTGGCGGCACGGGCATCCTGCAGAAGGCCTCGGTCAAGGCCGACGGCAGCTGGGACAAGCCCATCGGCACCGGCCCCTTCGCCTTCGCCGAATGGAAGCGCGGCGAGTACGTGCGCCTGACCAAGTTCGCCGACTACGCCAACCGCGACGGCAAGCGCGACGGCTACGCCGGCTCCAAGCGCCCCTTGGTGGACGAAGTGCGCTTCGTCATCGTGCCCGACGACTCCACCGCCAAGGCCGCCCTGCAACGCGGCAACATCGACATCATCGAGGACGTCTCCAACAACGACGTGCCGGTGCTGCAAGGCACCCCCAACGTCAAGGTCGCCTACGCGCCCGTCATGAGCATGACCGCGCTGCTGCTGCAGACCAAGGACCCGCTGCTGTCCAATCCCAAGATCCGCCAGGCCCTGGCCCACGCCATCGACTACGACCAGCTCGCCGCCGCCGTCACCGAAGGCCTGGCCAAGCCCAACAACTCCATCGTCCCGCTGGTCTCGCCGTACAACGACGCCGCCCAGAAGGAAGGCTGGAAATACGACCCCGCGCTGTCCCAGAAGCTGCTCAAGGAAGCCGGCTACAAGGGCCAGGAACTGGAACTGATCACGACCAAGCGCTACCCGCAGTCGTACAACTCCGCCGTCATCATCCAGGCCATGCTGCAGGCCGTCGGCATCAACGCCAAGCTGTCCGTGTCCGAATGGGCCACCCAGCTCGACCGCTACAACGCCGGCACCTACCAGATGATGACCTTCCCGTACTCCGCCCGCCTGGACGCGGCGCTGAACTACGAAATGGTCACCGGCGACAAGGCCAAGCAGCCGCGCAAGGTCTGGGACAACCCCGAAGCCCAGAAACTCCTGGACGCCGCCTCGGTCGACACCGACCACGCCAAGCGCCAGGCCTCCTTCGACCAGCTGCACAAGCTGTTCCTGGCCGACGTCCCCAGCATCCCGCTCTACAACGGCCTGGACATCGGCGCCTTCCGCACCGACATCAAGGGCTACACCCCCTGGGCCGTGAAAAAGCCGCGCGCCTGGGAAGTGGAACGCGTGGCGAAGTAAATCCAGCGCACCGCACCAAACGAAGAGGCCGCGAAAGCGGCCTCTTTGCATTGCGACACCCGAAAAAATAAAACCGCCCCGGCAACCGTCAAGCTTCAACGGTCGAGTCCGGGGCGGCGTTGGCCTGGCGTGCGCGGGGCGTGTAGATGCGCCCGAGGGAATCCGTAGGTAGCCGAAGGCGGACGAGGATGACAAAGGGGAAGTCCGGAGCGAACGCTCCGGACCGCAATCGTAGCCCCGCGCACGGCAGGCCAACGCCGCCCCGGACGGCCCCCAAAAAAACAACCGTCCGCCAAAAACCTACTAACTACTTACTTGCCAACGATCTTAGTCTCCCAAGCCCGCGGCTTCCCCTCCCAAACCGAAAACCCCTCGACCCGCTTATTCGTCGCCCAAGCATCCGCCCCGTTATAAAGCACCAGCAACGGCGTCTGCTCCAACATCAACGCATGCAGCTGGTCAAACAGCTTCTGCCGCTTGGCCGGATCCGACTCCAGGAAGCTCTCGTCGATCAGCTTCTGCGCCTCGGGATCATCCCAGACCTTGCGCGGCTGCTTGGTCTTGTCGCCCGCGAACTGCTCGAAGCTCAGCGCCGGATCGATCCGCGACGAGAACGTGAACGAACTGATCTGGTACTTGCCCGTGTTGTAGCGGTCCAGCTGCGTGGCCCATTCCAGCACCTCGATCTTGGCATTGATGCCCACCGCCTGCATCATCGCCTGCGCGATCACCGCCACCTGGTAGCTCGGCACGTGCGCGCGCTTGTTGGCGTAGATCACGATC
The window above is part of the Achromobacter deleyi genome. Proteins encoded here:
- a CDS encoding IclR family transcriptional regulator gives rise to the protein MSTLKRALAILDLFSLATPVLTAEEIISKLSYSAPTGYRYIRDLSDLGYLLRMTGGGYKLGPRIIELDHLIIDGDPVLGVARPIMREVVDQVGGDVLLSVIHGLRILNIHHERGPDALGIPHGRGRAHPLFRGATAKTIIAFLPRKDQRKLYDGHAAEIEAAGLGPTQADFIRRLDEIRVRGAYLGVGEISPERAGIAVPVFQEDRRIFGALTVTFLATRLNTIAQDKTTALLQAAARRIESMALASRIKEQAPAP
- a CDS encoding polysaccharide deacetylase family protein, which codes for MQAIPYGVPLDAAANPWLALDHELRAQGRRAPSAPPVRAVVCVTVHVDGPAVEVGRKQFPGAGIHTAGRYAIRRGVPRHLEILARHALPATFFACGYDVEHYPETFRAILAAGHEIAAHGYLHEAWDLGEDEPALLEKTHTLIQRQLGVTPAGWCSPSGRKSHRTLPTLRRLGYCYDASEKDRDRPYLPAGGDDGFVMLPNNTVSLDDYPFYFTGHSLAAEACDNWIEEFEALRQAEGYIHFTVHPKAAGGSGTPARAAAMDRFLAHVAAQPDVHCMTLEALARHCLAHPAAWRIA
- a CDS encoding efflux RND transporter permease subunit is translated as MSAPVPENPNAAHRHEEGKFNLSAWALRHQPLVIFLITLVTLFGVLSYSRLAQSEDPPFTFRVMVIKTLWPGATSQQVQEQVTDRIAKKLQETPSTDFLRSYSRPGESLIFFTMKDSAPASEVANEWYQVRKKVGDIGATLPQGVQGPFFNDEFGDVYTNIYTLAGDGFSPAQLRDYADNLRTVLLRVPGVAKVDYFGEQPEHVYIEISNTQLTRLGVSPQQIAEAINSQNAVASAGTLTTADDRVFVRPSGQFQDTRALAETLIRVNGKSIRLGDIATIHRGYDDPPAEQMRTRGEPVLGIGITMQPGQDVVHLGKALDAKFGELKARLPAGLTLTEVSSMPKAVSFSVDEFLRSVAEAVAIVLIVSLVSLGLRTGMVVVISIPVVLAVTALFMDMFGIGLHKVSLGTLVLALGLLVDDAIIAVEMMAVKLEQGWSRARAAAFAYTSTAFPMLTGTLVTVAGFLPIALAKSSTGEYTRSIFQVSAIALITSWFAAVVLIPLLGYRMLPERKREAHLPDDHEHDIYNTRFYQRLRGWVAWCVDRRWRVLLATVTLFVVSMVGFGLVPQQFFPSSDRTELLVDVRLQEGASFAATLRQVERLEKVLDGRPEIAHSVSFVGTGAPRFYLPLDQQLATPNFAQIVITAHSVEDREKLAHWLEPVLHEQFPAIRSRLSRLENGPPVGFQVQFRVSGDKIPEVRQVAEKVAAEVRADSRSVNVQFDWDEPSERSVRFDIDQQKAREVGVSSNDISSFLAMTLSGYTVTQYRERDKLINVSLRAPDSERVDPGRLATLAMPTPNGPVPLGSLGHVRYGLEYGVIWERDRQPTITVQADVKAGAQGIDVTHAIDRKLDALRAELPVGYRIEVGGPVEESAKGQSSINAQMPIMVVAVLTLLMVQLQSFARVLMVVLTAPLGLIGVVAALLLFGKPFGFVAMLGVIAMFGIIMRNSVILVDQIEQDISAGHKRVDAIVGATVRRFRPITLTAAAAVLALIPLLRSNFFGPMATALMGGITSATVLTLFFLPALYAAWFRVRHDEREEPEGVPPGAHAGDNVERGA
- a CDS encoding Bug family tripartite tricarboxylate transporter substrate binding protein, with amino-acid sequence MKQSSSRPGGISRRQFMAASAASLAGAALARPGLARAAGYPSERPIQFIVPFPAGGGTDLVARPLAQGIGEALKQSVVVINKGGAAGIIGTQQAARSAPDGYTVALGSTGTHTVNQSLYENIAYDPIKDFEPVSMVCYYNNVLVVHPSFPARTLQEFVALIKANPGKYFYGITQNGSSAHLAMELLKATAGLDLPGVPYKGAAAAVNDFLGGQFPVLMDVVINQQQFIQGGKSRPLAVTSSARSPALPDVPTVAESGYPGYQAIGWNGVFVPAGTPPAIVQTLNGAVQSALKQPALAQLTQNGLELHGGTPDELRRFVATESEKWRALIKNANIKAT
- a CDS encoding C45 family autoproteolytic acyltransferase/hydolase, producing the protein MTQITQFPFVSVSGTPDARGRAYGQQAADRVRKSAAMYGQTLVDLGYDAMARTRLIESFAREIENFAPHYLEEMRGIAAGANVPFEDIVMVNARTEVIAKARAEKKKAAELEPGDGCTGALILPTRSANGRLIHGQNWDWRAECAETAIVLRVRNDNGPDILTFVEAGGLARSGLNSAGVSITANYLESDRDFRQLGVPLSLIRRKVLEQEHFALAIKAVSTTQKSCSNNIMIGMAAGFGVDYECTTDEAFPIYPGADDLIVHANHWVSEVALGKLRDTGRASTPESAYRDWRVRRLLNEKDKLTREDLKRALFDDFGTPYSVCRPPRPGSHDNLSATVAMVVMEPAAGLMEVAPLPALNRTFTRYSLDAEPELLAAA
- a CDS encoding polysaccharide deacetylase family protein, which produces MTGPKTVLVTLNVQGIGPEAATRPEHELHGRDGHGRYTYGGGLARVLDMLRRQEIRATLFWPAFEAERCRDLLEQSLRDGHEAASQGNAFEDLAALGEREAEVLQRGRDRLAALTGQAPRGFRWTGGGFSPRTLPLLRELGYRYDSSAIDDDAPYALDADGAPGMVELPWSEGLCDASHFGRRVTQDRAYAHLAEQGDALLAAEGYACLTLHPRADNGVGRAARLQMIERLLDRLRAAGAGFARCDDLAREHAAGA
- a CDS encoding efflux transporter outer membrane subunit, translated to MPIRLPTPAWRLATLPLLLALGACAFAPDSKPPAMAQPAQYGVEALPAAGAPAQGVAQRYARDAGPVPEWWKRFGSEALNAMVEEGLANSPDLAAAERNLAGAREQLRGQVNSSLLPSIDAGADVTRKRALTMPNLPEPTALYNVFTGQVQAKYDLDLFGAARFENVSRAAHVEQQAFQLESARRSLAGNIVTGAITSASLAERVALTEKQVVLARQVARDTQRRYELGSASQNDALQADQDAATLEASLPGLRAQWQTTRHALAVLMGRSPDQAPPDLAFAMLAVPAEVPVLVPSELLAARPDIHIAEAVLRAAAADVGVATAQLFPSLSLSASMGKGGFSWPTALSGAGSIWAVGASLTQPIFHGGALLAERSAAKERYEAAVLQYKQTVLTAFRDVADTLAQLDADGQALASAEASRRSAEQSHRNTANRVRLGALAPYTAYASEQHYVAARVREVEYANARLTETAALFQAMGSPVRAPQPAAGGDAAESQAPRQQQQQQQQ